Proteins from one Candidatus Atribacteria bacterium genomic window:
- a CDS encoding creatininase family protein has product MPDKKNEKWLTTDYPQIVFENTQVGRLKKELFDAPMSKIEEILKEYKIPSPSELGKAGSYIQTTPRMHVIENRRKDDFVFVPVGCTECHGDYANTGLDTFMVTQICEGVHRYIKNRDGVGCSLALPPLNYGGHPYHHCGMAGTIIMPEDVVRETMINVMYGLWNDGFRKQMWVNNHGQLWILESALQEFFKRYQLPAIIRVIDWHRAIREFFIPIDRKDSLTTDFVHADEAEASVAQLLFPEMLDMQYAVDTEGDSLLPGGHFDTSVDPYHRPQGWQQGEGQSAIERSAVPEGVVGCPTRASAEKAKRPIAAILRYLTLVHDEVMGTYPAGKLPPVEKISLRDPKEMEPFLKEPMSKGWKSVFELPYIGQINSL; this is encoded by the coding sequence ATGCCAGATAAAAAAAACGAAAAATGGTTAACTACCGATTACCCCCAGATAGTTTTTGAAAATACGCAAGTAGGTAGATTAAAAAAAGAATTATTTGATGCACCGATGAGTAAGATAGAAGAGATACTGAAAGAATATAAAATCCCTTCTCCTTCTGAATTAGGCAAGGCAGGGAGCTATATTCAAACTACTCCTCGCATGCATGTTATTGAAAACAGGCGTAAAGATGATTTTGTTTTTGTACCGGTAGGATGTACTGAATGTCATGGTGATTACGCCAATACCGGTCTGGATACTTTTATGGTCACCCAGATTTGCGAAGGAGTGCACCGTTATATAAAAAATAGAGATGGTGTAGGCTGTAGTTTAGCCTTACCTCCTCTTAATTATGGTGGGCATCCCTATCATCATTGTGGTATGGCTGGCACTATCATTATGCCTGAAGATGTAGTAAGGGAAACTATGATCAATGTAATGTATGGACTCTGGAATGATGGTTTTCGTAAGCAGATGTGGGTGAATAATCATGGGCAATTATGGATATTAGAATCTGCGCTTCAGGAATTCTTCAAGCGTTATCAATTACCCGCGATTATAAGAGTCATTGATTGGCATCGAGCCATTAGAGAATTCTTTATTCCTATTGACCGCAAAGATAGCCTAACTACTGATTTTGTTCATGCCGACGAGGCTGAGGCATCGGTTGCTCAATTACTTTTCCCTGAGATGCTGGATATGCAGTATGCAGTAGACACTGAAGGTGATTCATTACTGCCCGGAGGTCATTTTGATACCTCGGTTGACCCTTATCATCGACCTCAGGGGTGGCAGCAAGGAGAAGGTCAATCTGCCATTGAAAGATCAGCTGTTCCGGAAGGAGTAGTAGGTTGTCCAACTCGAGCGAGTGCCGAAAAAGCAAAACGTCCTATTGCCGCTATTCTCAGATATTTAACTTTGGTTCATGATGAAGTGATGGGAACCTATCCGGCAGGAAAATTGCCTCCGGTAGAAAAGATCAGCTTACGTGACCCCAAAGAGATGGAGCCATTTTTAAAAGAACCGATGAGCAAGGGCTGGAAATCTGTATTTGAGTTGCCATATATCGGACAGATAAATAGCTTATAG
- a CDS encoding alcohol dehydrogenase, translating to MKTVTLYADWQPKPDFKLGAKDIDRKLTYLGSKVWKNPELKIVDKDIPKIGSTEVLIKVKACGICGSDVHMAQPDDDGYIWYPGLTAFPATLGHEFSGIVVDAGVQAINKRTGKKFEEGEAVTAEEMFWCASCRPCADGYPNHCEKLQEIGFSCDGAFAEYVKVDSRYIWSLEELKRVYKGNDLYLAGSLVEPTSVAYNAVIERGGGIRPGDNAVILGGGPIGLAAVAIMKKAGASNVILSEPSESRAKLGKLMGADHIINPVKENFSERVLDITGGLGAKLYLEATGLPDKVWADIEQAIWEGKMINSTVVIVARADKKIPVTGEVFQVRRASIVGSQGHSGHGTFPRVISSMASGMDMTPLITKKITLSEVPENIVLLRTNRTECKITCEFK from the coding sequence ATGAAAACTGTTACTTTGTATGCTGATTGGCAGCCTAAGCCGGATTTTAAATTAGGGGCAAAAGATATCGATAGGAAACTTACTTATTTAGGAAGTAAAGTTTGGAAAAATCCTGAGCTTAAAATAGTGGATAAGGATATTCCTAAAATTGGTTCTACTGAAGTTTTGATTAAAGTAAAAGCCTGTGGAATCTGTGGTAGTGATGTTCACATGGCTCAACCCGATGATGATGGTTATATTTGGTATCCCGGGCTTACTGCTTTTCCGGCGACCCTCGGTCATGAATTTTCAGGAATTGTAGTTGATGCAGGCGTGCAGGCTATCAACAAGAGAACAGGAAAAAAATTTGAAGAAGGGGAAGCAGTAACTGCAGAAGAAATGTTCTGGTGTGCTTCTTGCCGGCCTTGTGCGGATGGCTACCCTAATCATTGTGAAAAATTACAGGAGATTGGTTTTAGTTGTGACGGCGCTTTTGCAGAATATGTCAAGGTTGATTCCCGCTATATTTGGAGTCTGGAGGAATTAAAGAGAGTTTATAAGGGTAATGATTTGTACCTAGCTGGTAGCTTGGTCGAACCTACCTCAGTGGCTTATAATGCGGTAATTGAACGAGGAGGAGGAATAAGACCGGGAGACAACGCGGTGATTTTAGGAGGAGGACCTATTGGTCTGGCTGCGGTAGCGATAATGAAAAAAGCCGGAGCTTCCAATGTAATTCTCTCTGAACCTTCTGAATCGAGAGCAAAATTAGGAAAGTTAATGGGAGCAGACCATATTATTAATCCAGTTAAAGAAAATTTTTCAGAGAGAGTATTAGATATAACCGGTGGTCTGGGGGCTAAATTGTATCTGGAAGCGACAGGTTTACCTGATAAGGTCTGGGCGGATATTGAGCAAGCGATTTGGGAAGGCAAGATGATTAACAGTACAGTAGTAATTGTAGCCCGCGCTGATAAAAAGATTCCGGTAACCGGAGAAGTGTTTCAGGTACGGAGGGCTTCTATTGTTGGTTCACAAGGTCATTCTGGGCATGGAACATTCCCCAGGGTGATCAGTTCAATGGCTTCCGGGATGGATATGACGCCATTAATTACCAAAAAGATAACCTTAAGCGAAGTTCCGGAAAATATTGTTCTTCTAAGGACTAATAGAACAGAATGCAAGATTACCTGTGAGTTTAAATAA
- a CDS encoding LacI family transcriptional regulator, translated as MNPTIKDVAELADVHSSTVSRVINGDSRISEKTTNKVLLVIKKLGYTPNAIARGLKTKRTYTLGMLIPDITNPFFAEIARGAEDAASKRSFNIILCNTDDKLKKERIYLEILRGKRVDGLILGTAHTKDKSILELEKKKFPYLLVSRNIEGLEKNCIIVDDVEGGVMATEYLIKLGHRRIAHITGPLKTRSGLNRLKGYQLALKKHKIEYNDELVGEGDFRIKGGYQVMKKFLKLVKPPTAIFAANDLLALGAMQAIQKKNFHIPEDFSVIGFNDIKLASFVYPALTTIRQPMLEMGALAVKMLLRIIEEGEFNQKKIMLKPKLIIRESCKEKKIK; from the coding sequence ATGAATCCTACTATTAAGGATGTGGCAGAATTAGCAGATGTCCATTCCTCTACCGTTTCTCGGGTAATAAATGGTGATTCTCGAATAAGTGAAAAGACGACAAATAAAGTTCTTTTAGTAATTAAAAAATTGGGATATACTCCTAATGCAATTGCTAGGGGGTTAAAAACAAAAAGGACTTACACCCTGGGGATGTTAATTCCCGATATTACTAATCCTTTTTTTGCTGAAATAGCTCGAGGGGCGGAAGACGCAGCAAGCAAAAGAAGTTTTAATATTATATTGTGCAATACTGATGATAAACTAAAAAAGGAGAGAATATATTTAGAAATATTACGGGGGAAAAGAGTGGATGGTTTAATATTGGGGACAGCTCACACCAAAGACAAAAGTATTTTAGAATTAGAAAAGAAAAAATTTCCCTATTTATTGGTTTCTCGAAATATCGAAGGGTTGGAAAAGAATTGTATCATTGTAGATGATGTAGAAGGTGGCGTGATGGCTACTGAATATTTAATTAAACTGGGTCATCGCCGAATTGCTCATATTACTGGTCCTCTTAAGACCAGGTCAGGGCTAAATAGATTAAAAGGTTATCAATTGGCTTTGAAAAAACATAAAATTGAATATAATGATGAATTAGTAGGAGAAGGTGATTTTAGAATCAAAGGCGGCTATCAGGTTATGAAGAAGTTTTTAAAATTAGTTAAACCACCTACCGCTATATTTGCTGCTAATGATCTACTTGCCTTGGGAGCTATGCAGGCTATTCAAAAAAAGAATTTTCATATCCCGGAAGATTTTTCAGTCATAGGTTTTAACGACATTAAGTTGGCATCTTTTGTCTATCCTGCGTTAACTACTATTCGTCAACCGATGTTGGAGATGGGAGCATTAGCAGTAAAAATGTTGTTAAGAATAATTGAGGAGGGAGAATTTAATCAGAAAAAAATAATGTTAAAGCCAAAATTGATTATAAGGGAATCTTGTAAAGAAAAGAAAATAAAATAA
- the iolG gene encoding inositol 2-dehydrogenase, whose product MEKVNVGIIGVGRIGRLHARNLKYQISGSKVLAIADVFEKSAREVAAQLEVPIVEKDYRVLLNNKDIDAVVICSSTDTHAQIISEAAEAGKHIFCEKPIALDIDKIDQAITAVKNAGVKLQVGFNRRFDPSFKKARELVAKGTIGIPHLLRITSRDPEPPPISYIKVSGGIFLDMMIHDFDMARYILNQEVMELMAVGSCLVDPAIGEAGDIDTAIVTLKYKNGAWGTIDNSRKAVYGYDQRIEIFGSEGCIMVGNPTPTEVRINGSKDTKTDKPLYFFTERYQEAYLAEMGEFIKCVQEDIEPSVSGFDGKVSVQLGYAAKESLINGIFVKISE is encoded by the coding sequence ATGGAAAAAGTTAATGTAGGTATCATTGGTGTTGGCAGAATAGGGAGATTACATGCCCGAAATTTAAAATATCAGATTTCCGGTTCAAAAGTATTAGCAATTGCTGATGTTTTTGAAAAGAGTGCCCGAGAGGTAGCAGCTCAATTAGAAGTCCCTATTGTAGAAAAAGATTATCGAGTTTTATTAAATAATAAAGATATTGATGCAGTAGTAATTTGTTCATCTACCGATACACATGCTCAAATAATATCCGAAGCAGCTGAAGCAGGAAAACACATTTTTTGCGAAAAACCTATAGCTTTAGATATAGATAAAATTGACCAGGCTATAACTGCAGTGAAAAATGCAGGAGTAAAATTACAGGTAGGATTTAATCGCCGATTTGACCCCAGCTTTAAAAAAGCCAGGGAGCTAGTAGCTAAAGGAACAATTGGAATACCTCACCTGTTGCGAATAACCAGCAGGGACCCCGAACCACCGCCTATCAGTTATATCAAAGTATCCGGGGGAATATTTTTAGATATGATGATTCACGATTTTGATATGGCTCGGTATATTTTAAATCAAGAAGTGATGGAGTTAATGGCAGTGGGCAGCTGCTTAGTTGACCCGGCCATTGGAGAGGCAGGAGATATTGATACAGCAATAGTCACTCTGAAGTATAAGAATGGTGCCTGGGGGACCATAGATAATAGCCGCAAAGCTGTTTACGGCTATGACCAGCGTATAGAAATATTTGGTTCGGAAGGCTGTATAATGGTAGGGAATCCAACACCAACAGAAGTAAGAATTAATGGCTCAAAAGACACCAAGACTGATAAACCTCTTTATTTCTTTACGGAGCGATATCAGGAAGCATACTTAGCCGAAATGGGAGAATTTATTAAATGTGTTCAAGAGGATATAGAGCCGTCAGTGAGTGGATTCGATGGTAAAGTCTCTGTCCAATTGGGGTATGCTGCGAAAGAATCCCTGATTAATGGTATTTTTGTAAAAATAAGTGAGTAA
- a CDS encoding ribonuclease Z has translation MKPIILYSEAGIATQIVISAEGNHYMVDSGDGTLRDLLNQKIDFKKIRGIFLTHGHYDHLGGLYSLLGHFRVIERKDPINIYFPEGCREALQIIYAFQQSYKDCSFKINVHEVSDQEEIKLKNVKVKVYKMRHYASVGVNRLLHPDPAVGYRFIYQGKSVAISGDTGICSGLKKLVQDADLALIDSTLDKNEENDELLEKLHLSREKAEEIGKLAKKFIPIHQHKR, from the coding sequence ATGAAACCAATCATTCTTTATTCCGAAGCCGGTATTGCTACCCAGATAGTAATTTCTGCAGAAGGTAATCATTATATGGTGGATTCAGGAGATGGTACCTTAAGAGATTTATTGAATCAAAAAATTGACTTTAAGAAAATAAGGGGAATATTCTTAACTCATGGGCATTATGACCATCTTGGCGGGTTGTACTCTTTGTTAGGGCATTTTAGGGTGATTGAAAGAAAAGATCCCATCAACATTTATTTTCCAGAAGGTTGTCGAGAAGCCTTACAAATTATTTATGCTTTTCAACAAAGTTATAAGGACTGTTCTTTTAAAATTAATGTTCATGAAGTTAGCGATCAAGAGGAGATCAAGCTGAAAAACGTAAAAGTAAAAGTATATAAGATGAGACATTATGCTTCCGTGGGGGTTAATCGTCTTTTGCATCCAGACCCAGCAGTTGGTTACAGATTTATTTACCAAGGGAAATCAGTAGCTATAAGTGGAGATACCGGAATTTGTTCAGGTTTAAAGAAATTAGTGCAGGATGCGGATTTAGCTTTAATAGATTCTACTTTAGATAAAAATGAGGAAAATGATGAATTGTTAGAGAAATTACACCTTTCCAGGGAGAAGGCAGAAGAAATTGGAAAATTAGCGAAAAAATTTATTCCCATTCATCAACATAAAAGATAA
- a CDS encoding ABC transporter ATP-binding protein, with translation MAILKVKNLNKHFGKVKAVQEVSFEAPEGKVLSLLGPSGCGKTTSLRCIAGFENPDSGEIYLDDRKITHIPPEKRGIGMVFQNYALWPHMTVYGNLAFGLQIRKVPKNEIIKKIKRVLGMVQLEGYENRFPRQMSGGQQQRIAMARALVFEPEIMLLDEPLSNLDAQLREEMRFEFTELQKKLGITAIYVTHDQAEALVISDKIVILNQGKIVQSGTPKEIFSHPRNKFVAGFIAVTSFMDGKVDSFAEEKKKIIIKTDDGLTIQGNNNHFSIEQRVSVAIRMNAVDFIKDEDEIAKNSINLFKGKIIQSSYLGNIVDYKISTGNWIVRTNSEVKTNFKVGDEVTFYLPPEKIIVTSEK, from the coding sequence ATGGCAATTCTTAAAGTAAAAAATTTAAATAAACATTTCGGAAAAGTAAAGGCAGTTCAAGAAGTTAGCTTTGAAGCACCAGAAGGAAAAGTATTAAGCCTTTTAGGGCCTAGTGGATGTGGGAAAACAACTTCACTTCGATGTATAGCCGGTTTTGAGAATCCTGACAGTGGAGAGATTTATTTAGATGATAGAAAAATTACCCATATTCCTCCTGAAAAAAGGGGCATCGGGATGGTTTTTCAAAATTACGCACTTTGGCCGCATATGACGGTTTATGGAAATTTAGCTTTTGGTTTGCAAATTAGAAAAGTACCCAAAAATGAAATAATCAAAAAAATAAAAAGGGTATTGGGTATGGTACAATTGGAAGGTTACGAAAATAGGTTTCCCCGGCAAATGAGCGGCGGACAGCAGCAGCGTATTGCTATGGCTCGAGCACTGGTATTTGAACCGGAGATAATGTTGCTTGATGAACCACTTAGTAATTTAGATGCTCAATTAAGGGAAGAGATGCGTTTTGAATTTACTGAATTACAGAAAAAACTAGGAATTACTGCAATTTATGTTACTCATGATCAAGCAGAAGCATTAGTAATCTCAGATAAAATTGTAATTCTTAACCAGGGCAAGATAGTTCAATCTGGTACACCAAAAGAAATTTTTTCTCATCCAAGAAATAAATTTGTAGCCGGATTTATTGCGGTTACCAGTTTTATGGATGGTAAAGTTGATTCCTTTGCCGAAGAGAAGAAAAAAATTATTATAAAAACGGATGATGGTCTTACTATCCAGGGCAACAACAACCATTTTTCTATAGAACAAAGAGTCTCGGTCGCTATAAGAATGAATGCAGTCGATTTTATTAAAGATGAAGATGAAATAGCAAAAAATTCCATAAACCTATTTAAAGGAAAAATAATTCAATCTTCTTATTTGGGGAATATTGTAGACTATAAAATTAGTACAGGTAATTGGATCGTTCGAACTAATTCGGAAGTGAAAACCAATTTTAAAGTTGGGGATGAGGTTACATTTTATTTACCCCCGGAAAAAATAATTGTGACTTCAGAAAAATAA
- a CDS encoding ABC transporter permease subunit — protein sequence MHKSGFRKTIEIIIFSVFIFFLFAPLLSLLIWSVALRWYWPNTLPQKIGFDYWFQALGITKSLTLGAVNVIPAFLLSLGIAIIVVIVTMAIAIPAGYSLAKLKIPALLKGIILILFLLPRAFPQQPVFINLMLMFNKVGLTGTVLGVILVHLVVGLVFAVWITASTFSSIPPELEEAARSVGASRLKAFLKVTIPISTPGLIASAVFVFLTSMDEFTGTFFIGIPFVTTLPMTLYSASGSNIQFASVIAILLLIPSILFMIIIQKFLKAEHLGGIGG from the coding sequence ATGCATAAAAGTGGTTTTAGAAAAACTATTGAAATAATCATATTTTCGGTATTTATATTTTTCCTATTTGCCCCTTTATTAAGTTTGTTGATTTGGTCTGTGGCACTAAGATGGTATTGGCCCAATACGCTTCCTCAAAAGATAGGATTTGATTACTGGTTTCAGGCTTTAGGAATCACTAAAAGTCTAACCCTGGGGGCGGTAAACGTAATTCCGGCTTTTTTATTAAGTTTGGGCATTGCAATTATTGTAGTTATCGTGACTATGGCTATTGCTATTCCGGCTGGTTATTCGTTGGCAAAACTTAAGATCCCTGCTCTATTAAAAGGGATAATTTTAATATTATTTTTATTACCACGGGCATTCCCCCAGCAGCCGGTATTTATTAATTTAATGTTAATGTTTAATAAGGTAGGTTTAACCGGAACTGTGTTGGGAGTAATTTTGGTACACCTTGTTGTAGGTTTGGTTTTTGCAGTTTGGATTACTGCCAGCACTTTTAGCTCAATTCCTCCGGAGTTAGAAGAGGCTGCCCGCAGTGTAGGTGCATCAAGATTAAAAGCATTTTTAAAAGTAACTATACCTATTTCAACTCCAGGACTTATAGCCAGTGCAGTATTTGTATTCCTTACTTCTATGGATGAATTTACCGGCACTTTCTTTATAGGGATTCCTTTTGTAACGACTCTTCCCATGACCCTTTATTCAGCAAGCGGCTCAAATATTCAATTTGCATCAGTCATTGCTATATTGTTATTGATCCCTTCAATTCTTTTTATGATAATTATTCAAAAATTCCTCAAAGCTGAACATTTAGGAGGAATAGGGGGATAA